The following are encoded in a window of Microcoleus sp. FACHB-831 genomic DNA:
- a CDS encoding Crp/Fnr family transcriptional regulator → MHSLSPESEASRPFLTWQRILDWAQEHYRFRTFNKDERIPARSGLLYLVQRGAIRLVGTAQVSARKSKPTSQLQNQQLPEEAFLGFVGAGQPFEIVAQSPFTLQAYAHVDQTSVLWMYWHDLDNWPHFRREVLDAFRYQHQRKLLWLSTLGQRRTIDRLLGFLTLLIEEYGEPSDKGYCLPFPLTHAQIGSAIGSTRVTVTRLMGKLRKDGLIRNQDDNLICLPGDSVASR, encoded by the coding sequence ATGCATTCACTATCCCCTGAATCAGAGGCATCTCGACCCTTTTTAACTTGGCAAAGGATTTTAGACTGGGCACAAGAACACTATCGATTTCGCACCTTCAACAAAGATGAGCGAATTCCCGCTAGATCTGGACTGCTGTATCTAGTGCAACGCGGAGCCATCCGCTTAGTAGGTACAGCCCAAGTCAGTGCCCGCAAAAGCAAGCCAACGTCTCAATTGCAAAATCAACAGCTGCCAGAAGAAGCCTTTTTAGGCTTCGTGGGCGCGGGACAGCCGTTTGAAATTGTAGCCCAGTCTCCATTTACACTCCAAGCTTACGCCCATGTCGATCAGACCTCCGTGCTGTGGATGTACTGGCACGACCTGGACAACTGGCCTCACTTCCGGCGGGAAGTATTAGATGCCTTTAGGTATCAGCATCAGCGCAAGCTACTGTGGCTGAGTACGCTGGGACAGCGACGGACAATTGATAGATTGTTAGGATTTCTGACGCTATTGATTGAAGAATATGGAGAACCTAGCGATAAAGGTTACTGTCTGCCGTTTCCTTTGACTCACGCCCAAATTGGCAGCGCTATTGGTTCGACCCGCGTCACCGTCACCCGTTTGATGGGCAAGTTACGCAAAGATGGGTTAATCCGAAATCAAGATGATAATTTGATTTGTTTACCTGGAGATTCTGTTGCGTCTCGTTAA
- a CDS encoding Cof-type HAD-IIB family hydrolase, whose product MQITPAAHSLNPSAVCANSIDIRLLVLDIDGTIAGESNNIREPVKQAIKAAQAKGIQVAIATGRMYRSALRFHQEVGSTLPLLVYQGALIKDPLTQQVHRHWPVSKQTALQLLDHFEEPELRSLLSVHFYINDELYVREITPTTALYAERSGIVPIAVGDLRNALDTEPTKVLALCDDTAIITNLLGTLRSRYTPAELYLTTSVASFFEAANPLVSKGTAVRYLAEEMLGLQAANVMAIGDNFNDLEMLEYAGVGVAMGNAPADVQAIAQWVAPTVEEDGAAAAIEAFLL is encoded by the coding sequence ATGCAGATAACACCCGCCGCTCACTCTCTGAACCCAAGCGCTGTTTGTGCCAATTCTATAGATATTCGATTGCTCGTGCTAGATATTGATGGCACTATTGCTGGGGAGTCGAACAATATCCGCGAACCTGTCAAGCAAGCGATTAAAGCAGCTCAGGCTAAGGGCATTCAAGTGGCGATCGCCACTGGTCGTATGTATCGTTCTGCCTTGCGCTTCCATCAAGAAGTTGGCTCTACGCTGCCGCTGTTAGTTTACCAAGGAGCGCTGATTAAAGACCCCCTAACTCAGCAAGTTCATCGCCACTGGCCTGTTTCTAAACAAACTGCCCTGCAATTATTAGACCACTTCGAGGAGCCTGAACTGCGATCGCTGCTTTCTGTTCATTTCTACATCAACGACGAGCTTTATGTCCGCGAAATTACGCCTACAACTGCTCTTTACGCCGAACGTTCCGGGATCGTGCCAATTGCAGTTGGTGACTTGCGTAATGCTTTGGATACCGAACCCACGAAGGTTTTAGCTCTGTGCGACGATACTGCAATTATTACCAATCTCCTTGGTACTCTGCGATCGCGTTACACTCCTGCTGAACTTTATCTCACTACTTCGGTTGCAAGTTTTTTTGAAGCCGCTAATCCCCTCGTGAGCAAGGGGACGGCTGTGCGTTACCTAGCCGAAGAGATGCTAGGACTGCAAGCCGCCAATGTTATGGCTATTGGCGATAACTTCAACGATCTCGAAATGCTGGAGTACGCTGGCGTTGGTGTTGCGATGGGCAATGCACCAGCCGATGTACAGGCGATCGCTCAATGGGTCGCTCCCACTGTTGAGGAAGATGGAGCCGCTGCCGCAATTGAAGCTTTCCTGCTTTAG
- a CDS encoding cation diffusion facilitator family transporter has protein sequence MTDNVVDNLRNSVPPMTNGQNRYRASRLVLVATLWLTLFVLSVKVSAAWVTRSLSLLAESLHTLIASFSTLVSLLALTETERPTGSQVWGHGKREAAIAIAIAAFLGYATINLFGMSVSQLAGVGGRVSPFTVRVSLPLLQLLGVVVAASLGLAFMGVYQAKVLNSPLLRFNAGQLLRDAWLTVLALLALLGVGWGVMWLDVVAAILFTFVAITSFWRTLNWQLPLLVQQTAIAPEVLAQIARSVGGVTHCYQIRSQGIVGRMVYVQMHLILHPDFNHAANAIAERIEGAIRDRYGSVQTTFYIDDELTEAQENDQDDLYSNN, from the coding sequence ATGACCGATAATGTTGTGGATAATTTGCGTAATAGCGTTCCCCCCATGACAAACGGACAAAATCGCTATCGGGCGAGTCGTTTGGTATTAGTTGCAACGCTTTGGCTCACATTGTTCGTATTGTCAGTCAAAGTTTCAGCAGCATGGGTGACGCGATCGCTCAGTCTTTTGGCAGAATCGTTGCACACCCTAATTGCCAGCTTCAGTACCCTTGTAAGTTTACTCGCTCTTACCGAAACAGAACGCCCAACGGGGAGCCAAGTATGGGGTCATGGCAAGCGGGAAGCGGCGATCGCGATCGCGATCGCCGCTTTTTTGGGCTATGCAACCATAAATTTATTTGGGATGTCCGTTTCTCAACTTGCTGGGGTGGGGGGAAGAGTGTCTCCCTTTACCGTCCGCGTCAGTCTACCCCTGCTTCAGCTCTTGGGCGTCGTTGTCGCCGCCAGCCTGGGGTTGGCCTTTATGGGCGTCTACCAAGCCAAAGTCCTCAACAGCCCACTGCTGCGTTTCAACGCTGGACAATTACTAAGGGATGCGTGGCTGACGGTTCTGGCGCTGCTGGCGTTGTTAGGAGTTGGGTGGGGTGTAATGTGGCTAGATGTCGTGGCGGCAATATTATTTACTTTTGTGGCTATTACAAGTTTTTGGCGAACGCTCAACTGGCAGCTACCTTTATTGGTACAGCAAACAGCGATCGCGCCAGAAGTGCTAGCTCAAATCGCCCGTTCCGTTGGCGGCGTCACGCACTGTTATCAAATTCGCTCGCAGGGAATAGTAGGGCGCATGGTGTACGTGCAGATGCATCTGATTTTGCATCCAGACTTTAACCATGCTGCTAATGCGATCGCAGAACGCATAGAGGGAGCCATCCGCGATCGGTACGGTTCGGTACAGACAACCTTCTATATTGATGATGAGCTTACTGAGGCGCAAGAGAACGACCAAGACGACCTCTACAGCAACAATTAA
- the polA gene encoding DNA polymerase I — MSQSNSVSPETLPLFILVDGHSLAYRSYFAFAKGRDGGLKTKTGIPTSVCFGFIKSLLEVMASQQPQAIAIAFDLGLPTFRHEADDTYKADRAETPEDFIEDLKNLHELLDAFNVPIVTAPGFEADDVLGTLAQRFSAAGYRVKIVTGDRDLFQLVDTAKGISVLYLGQNFWQRSSSAGPVEFGPEQVKAKLGIEPAQVVDYKALCGDASDNIPGVKGIGDKTAVKLLTDYGSLEGIYASLDKIQGAVKKKLETGKEDAYKSQHLAQIVVDVPLEISLEDCQLKGFDSEPLVPLLEKLEFRSYVAKVKQLQQAFGGKVEEENSAADGVSSATSASQVEDSQPAIDDDYDNDLWFFSAADTAAAGKKEPSLINPRIIDTPEKLTELVKLLQTFTNPATPVAWDTETSDLEPRDSDLVGIGCCWGTEKDAIAYIPLAHKTGNNLDKTAALEALRPILENTEYPKSLQNAKFDRLVLRCQGIKLAGVVFDTMLASYVLNPEGTHNLTELSQRYLEGVRAKSYKELGLAKGKNISDLDIPTVAEYCGMDVYTTFALVPKLREELDKIPVLHKLLLEVEQPVEPVLAQMEYFGIRVDAAYLKELSQQLEKDLASLEEKAYEVAGEKFNLGSPKKLSQLLFDTLKLDTKKSRKIATGYSTDAATLEKLQGDHPVVDAILEYRTLSKLKSTYVDALPLLIREDTGRVHTDFNQTVTATGRLSSSNPNLQNIPIRTAFSQRIRGAFLPQQDWLLVAADYSQVELRILAHLSQEPVLVEAYRNNQDIHTVTARLIFDKEDITSEERRLAKTINFGVIYGMGALRFARSTGVDKNNASEFIKRFNDRYPKVFEYLQRVKKEAIAHGYVETILGRRRYFKFEGSSLNKRRNPDEVNLSELKRISGNDAQLLRAAANAPIQGSSADIIKIAMVKLHEILQNYQTRLLLQVHDELVFEVPPSEWEELQPKIKSAMENAVSLSVPLVVDIHSGQNWMETK; from the coding sequence ATGTCGCAATCCAATTCTGTCTCCCCGGAAACTCTGCCCCTGTTCATCCTCGTGGATGGACACTCCTTAGCCTACCGTTCCTACTTCGCCTTTGCCAAAGGGAGAGACGGAGGTTTAAAGACAAAGACTGGAATTCCTACCAGCGTATGTTTTGGCTTCATCAAATCGTTGCTAGAAGTAATGGCATCCCAGCAGCCACAGGCGATCGCGATCGCCTTTGACCTCGGTTTGCCCACTTTCCGCCACGAAGCCGACGATACATATAAAGCCGACCGCGCAGAGACGCCGGAAGACTTCATCGAAGACCTCAAAAATCTCCACGAACTGTTGGATGCCTTCAACGTGCCAATTGTAACGGCTCCCGGCTTTGAGGCGGATGATGTGTTGGGAACTTTGGCTCAACGGTTCAGCGCAGCAGGTTATCGGGTGAAGATAGTAACAGGCGATCGCGATTTATTTCAACTCGTTGATACAGCAAAAGGAATTAGCGTTTTATATTTGGGGCAAAATTTTTGGCAGCGCAGCAGCAGCGCAGGGCCAGTAGAATTTGGGCCAGAACAAGTTAAAGCTAAACTAGGTATAGAACCAGCGCAGGTTGTAGATTACAAAGCTCTGTGCGGCGATGCTTCAGATAACATCCCCGGAGTTAAGGGAATTGGTGATAAAACAGCCGTGAAGTTGCTGACAGACTACGGCTCGCTTGAGGGAATTTATGCATCTTTGGATAAGATTCAAGGTGCCGTTAAGAAAAAGCTGGAAACTGGTAAAGAAGACGCTTACAAGTCGCAGCACTTAGCGCAAATAGTTGTTGATGTTCCCCTGGAGATTAGTTTAGAAGACTGCCAGCTAAAGGGATTTGATAGCGAGCCGCTTGTCCCACTTTTGGAGAAATTAGAATTTAGGTCTTATGTGGCTAAAGTTAAACAACTCCAACAAGCATTTGGTGGCAAAGTTGAAGAAGAAAACTCGGCTGCGGACGGAGTTTCATCCGCAACTTCTGCTTCTCAAGTTGAGGATAGTCAGCCTGCAATAGATGATGATTATGATAATGATTTGTGGTTTTTCAGTGCAGCCGATACCGCAGCCGCTGGGAAGAAAGAGCCATCCTTAATTAATCCCCGGATTATTGATACTCCAGAAAAACTTACCGAACTGGTTAAACTTCTGCAAACTTTCACCAATCCGGCGACACCAGTTGCGTGGGATACAGAAACAAGTGATTTAGAGCCGAGAGATAGTGATTTAGTAGGAATTGGCTGTTGTTGGGGAACGGAGAAAGACGCGATCGCCTATATTCCCCTCGCTCACAAAACGGGCAACAATTTAGATAAGACCGCTGCTTTAGAAGCATTGCGTCCGATTCTGGAAAATACAGAATATCCCAAATCGTTGCAGAATGCAAAATTCGATCGTTTAGTTCTCCGCTGTCAGGGAATTAAACTGGCTGGGGTTGTGTTTGACACGATGCTTGCTAGTTACGTGCTGAATCCAGAGGGTACTCATAATCTAACCGAACTATCGCAGAGATATTTGGAAGGAGTAAGGGCAAAAAGTTACAAAGAATTAGGATTAGCCAAAGGCAAAAATATCTCCGACTTGGATATTCCCACTGTCGCAGAATACTGCGGTATGGATGTATATACCACGTTCGCGCTAGTTCCTAAACTTCGCGAAGAACTTGATAAAATTCCCGTGCTACACAAGCTGCTGCTGGAAGTAGAGCAGCCTGTAGAGCCAGTTTTAGCTCAAATGGAGTATTTTGGCATTAGGGTTGACGCCGCATATCTTAAAGAACTCTCACAACAGTTAGAAAAAGATTTAGCCTCCCTTGAGGAAAAAGCTTATGAAGTAGCTGGGGAAAAGTTCAATTTAGGTTCGCCCAAAAAGCTGAGTCAGCTACTATTTGATACGCTCAAATTAGACACCAAGAAATCTCGCAAAATTGCGACGGGTTATTCTACTGACGCGGCGACGCTGGAAAAACTGCAAGGAGATCACCCAGTTGTTGATGCGATTTTGGAGTATCGTACTTTATCTAAGTTAAAGTCTACTTATGTGGACGCGCTACCCCTTCTGATACGTGAAGATACTGGGCGGGTGCATACAGATTTTAACCAAACTGTTACAGCGACGGGGAGATTATCTTCTTCTAACCCGAATTTGCAAAATATTCCCATACGGACGGCGTTTAGTCAGAGGATTCGCGGAGCATTTTTACCACAACAAGATTGGTTGTTGGTGGCGGCGGATTACTCGCAAGTTGAGTTAAGAATTTTGGCTCACTTGAGTCAAGAACCAGTGTTGGTTGAAGCTTATCGGAATAATCAAGATATTCACACTGTCACTGCTAGGCTAATTTTTGATAAGGAAGATATCACATCAGAAGAGAGACGATTGGCGAAGACAATTAATTTTGGCGTGATTTATGGGATGGGTGCGTTGAGGTTTGCGCGTTCAACTGGGGTGGACAAGAACAATGCTAGCGAGTTTATTAAGCGATTCAACGATCGCTATCCCAAGGTATTTGAGTATTTGCAAAGAGTGAAGAAAGAAGCGATCGCGCACGGCTATGTTGAGACAATTTTAGGACGGCGCCGCTATTTTAAATTCGAGGGTTCTAGCCTGAATAAACGTCGCAACCCAGATGAAGTTAATCTTTCTGAACTCAAAAGAATTAGCGGTAACGACGCACAACTTTTACGCGCCGCAGCCAATGCACCGATTCAAGGTTCTAGCGCTGATATTATCAAAATTGCGATGGTAAAATTGCACGAAATTTTGCAGAATTATCAAACGCGGTTGCTATTGCAAGTTCACGATGAATTAGTGTTTGAAGTCCCTCCTTCTGAATGGGAAGAATTACAGCCTAAGATTAAGTCAGCGATGGAAAATGCTGTTTCTCTGAGCGTTCCTCTAGTGGTTGATATCCATTCTGGACAAAATTGGATGGAGACTAAGTAA
- a CDS encoding DUF4351 domain-containing protein yields the protein MIDHDRLFKELLTTFFVEFLELFFPDVVAYLERDSIEFVDKEVFTDVTAGERYEADLVVKAKFQGQDSFFLIHIENQSRHELDFSQRMFRYFARLYEKFAIPVYPIAIFSYNRPKSQQPNFHQVGFPNKVVLQFNYDVIQLNRLNWRDFLQHQNPVASALMAKMNIDPQERRQVKLECLRLLATLRLDAARMQLISGFIDTYLRLSREEELLLRAEIASMEPVEQEVVMQIVTSWMEEGIEQGLQRGKHEAMLSLIMRQLPKRIGAVNPLLQERIGQLSLTQLEDLAEALLDFSSVADLEAHLQGLSEEG from the coding sequence ATGATTGACCACGATCGCTTGTTTAAGGAACTCCTTACAACTTTTTTTGTGGAGTTCCTAGAATTGTTTTTTCCAGATGTCGTAGCTTATCTGGAACGCGACTCTATAGAGTTTGTAGATAAGGAAGTTTTTACTGATGTCACCGCTGGGGAAAGATATGAAGCGGATTTAGTGGTGAAAGCTAAATTTCAAGGTCAGGATTCTTTCTTCTTGATTCACATAGAAAACCAATCCCGACATGAACTTGATTTTAGCCAGCGGATGTTTCGTTACTTTGCGCGACTGTATGAGAAATTCGCCATTCCTGTATACCCCATAGCTATATTTTCTTACAACCGACCAAAAAGCCAACAGCCGAATTTTCATCAAGTCGGATTTCCTAATAAAGTAGTTTTGCAGTTCAACTATGATGTCATTCAGCTAAATCGGCTAAATTGGCGAGATTTCTTGCAGCACCAAAATCCAGTAGCCAGTGCGCTGATGGCTAAAATGAACATAGATCCGCAAGAGCGCCGTCAGGTGAAATTGGAATGTTTGCGTCTGCTGGCAACATTGCGATTAGATGCAGCGCGAATGCAATTAATTTCCGGGTTTATTGACACTTATCTGCGCTTGAGTCGAGAGGAAGAACTGCTTTTACGAGCCGAGATTGCTAGTATGGAGCCAGTTGAGCAGGAGGTAGTTATGCAAATCGTCACTAGCTGGATGGAAGAAGGTATTGAACAGGGGCTACAACGAGGAAAGCACGAAGCAATGCTGTCGCTGATTATGCGCCAACTTCCCAAGAGAATTGGTGCAGTTAACCCATTGTTACAAGAGCGCATTGGCCAGTTATCGCTGACTCAGTTAGAAGATTTAGCAGAAGCGTTGCTTGATTTCTCTTCTGTTGCTGATTTAGAAGCGCATTTGCAAGGACTCTCAGAGGAGGGATGA
- a CDS encoding DUF4351 domain-containing protein: MSVMQIVTSWMEEGIEQGKQLGKEEGKQSEALSLIMRQLPKRIGAVNPSLQERIGQLSLTQLEDLAEALLDFSSVADLEAHLQRIGEEK; the protein is encoded by the coding sequence ATGAGCGTTATGCAAATCGTTACTAGCTGGATGGAAGAAGGTATTGAACAAGGAAAGCAGCTAGGAAAGGAGGAAGGAAAGCAGTCAGAGGCGCTGTCGCTGATTATGCGCCAACTTCCCAAGAGAATCGGTGCAGTTAACCCATCGTTACAAGAGCGCATTGGCCAGTTATCGCTGACTCAGTTAGAAGATTTAGCAGAAGCTTTGCTTGATTTCTCCTCTGTTGCGGATTTAGAAGCGCATTTGCAACGAATCGGCGAGGAGAAATGA
- a CDS encoding thermonuclease family protein: MTRTRKLIKHSLQYLGVGILILSLVGCNNLFGPRGYSVKRVSDGDTIGVIDPSGNNINVRFACVDAPEIAHTNAEKQSKKAVDKNQFKWGEKAQARLQQLINQGGDRVVLTVVDTDRYGRKVSEVRLPDGTFVQEVLAKEGLVMVYNQYIKNCPSAAAVQQAEALAKKSKRGIWSDSKFLEPWEYRKESK; the protein is encoded by the coding sequence ATGACCCGCACTCGCAAACTAATCAAACACTCCCTCCAATATCTCGGTGTCGGTATCCTCATTCTTAGCTTAGTTGGATGTAATAACCTTTTTGGGCCACGCGGCTACTCGGTTAAGCGTGTTAGCGACGGCGACACTATCGGCGTGATAGATCCCAGCGGAAACAACATCAACGTCCGCTTCGCGTGTGTCGATGCACCTGAAATTGCCCATACTAATGCAGAAAAGCAAAGCAAAAAAGCTGTTGATAAAAATCAATTCAAGTGGGGCGAAAAAGCCCAAGCGCGATTGCAACAGCTTATAAACCAAGGGGGCGATCGCGTTGTTTTGACTGTTGTCGATACCGACCGCTACGGACGCAAAGTAAGTGAGGTGCGCCTACCCGATGGCACTTTTGTGCAGGAAGTCTTGGCAAAAGAGGGGCTAGTAATGGTCTACAATCAATACATCAAAAACTGTCCCAGCGCCGCCGCCGTTCAGCAAGCAGAAGCCTTAGCAAAAAAGAGCAAACGCGGCATTTGGAGTGACTCCAAATTTTTGGAACCTTGGGAGTATCGGAAGGAAAGTAAGTAG
- a CDS encoding LapA family protein: MKIIANLLVSLVVAIALAAIAILSVQNATPVSLKLLVFQSIQIPVGVILAFSAGVGLLGGALAPLFLQNDNRQTRSQSDRLENEDDF; encoded by the coding sequence ATGAAAATTATTGCCAATCTGTTAGTGTCTCTAGTTGTAGCGATCGCCCTTGCAGCGATCGCTATACTATCCGTCCAAAATGCCACGCCAGTGTCGCTAAAGTTGTTGGTTTTCCAGTCAATACAAATACCAGTGGGTGTCATCCTCGCATTTAGTGCGGGTGTGGGATTGCTGGGGGGAGCGCTCGCGCCACTTTTCTTGCAGAATGACAACAGACAGACGCGATCGCAGAGCGATCGCTTAGAGAATGAGGATGATTTTTGA
- a CDS encoding phosphoglucomutase/phosphomannomutase family protein, translating into MSAVSSSKKIQFGTDGWRGIIADDFTFANVCKATRAIASYLETAYSKDRPVLVAYDTRFLADQFASTAASVLADLGWTVKIVDRDCPTPVIAYNAKILNSAGALMFTASHNPAPYCGIKYIPDYAGPATPEITDTIVANIEGASDAPPKGSNAEKISTFDPKPEYLKFIYTLLDVERIRSAGLKVKYDALYSTSRGYLDTVLEHCGCTTESFHTYRDVLFGGGMPEPKGEQLVELVEAVKKDKADLGLATDGDSDRFGIVDEQGNVLTPNTVLLLLARHLVKNKGKNGAIVRTVATTHLLDNLAGKYGLQIYETAVGFKYIGAKMRETTVLIGGEESGGLSIIGHIPEKDGILADMLVAEAIAYEGKPLSQLVEEAIAEADGPLYNKRLDLHLEDAHKAAVIESFTKNPPAEVAGIKVKEVGRKDGIKLYLEEGSWILLRPSGTEPLMRVYLETNTPEKVTQIAEKMEQTINQLEPVGV; encoded by the coding sequence ATGAGTGCAGTCAGCAGTTCAAAGAAGATACAATTTGGCACCGATGGATGGCGGGGGATTATTGCAGATGACTTTACTTTCGCCAACGTGTGTAAAGCTACACGCGCGATCGCAAGTTATCTCGAAACCGCCTACTCCAAAGACCGCCCCGTATTGGTTGCCTATGATACTCGCTTTTTAGCCGATCAGTTCGCTAGTACTGCCGCCTCTGTGCTGGCAGATTTGGGTTGGACTGTCAAAATTGTCGATCGCGATTGCCCAACTCCTGTAATAGCTTACAACGCCAAGATTCTCAACTCAGCTGGGGCGCTGATGTTTACCGCCAGCCACAACCCCGCCCCTTACTGTGGCATCAAGTATATCCCCGACTACGCTGGCCCTGCTACGCCAGAAATTACCGATACAATTGTCGCTAACATCGAAGGTGCATCAGATGCACCGCCGAAAGGCAGCAATGCTGAAAAGATTTCTACCTTTGACCCCAAGCCAGAATATTTAAAGTTTATTTACACCCTGCTTGATGTAGAGCGGATTCGTAGCGCCGGACTGAAGGTGAAGTACGATGCTCTGTATTCCACCTCTCGCGGCTACCTAGATACTGTTTTGGAACACTGCGGTTGCACTACAGAATCCTTCCACACCTACCGCGATGTGCTGTTTGGGGGGGGGATGCCAGAACCCAAGGGAGAACAACTGGTTGAACTGGTGGAAGCCGTCAAGAAAGATAAAGCAGATTTAGGCTTGGCGACGGATGGAGATAGCGATCGCTTCGGCATTGTAGACGAACAAGGCAACGTCCTCACCCCCAATACCGTGCTGCTGTTGCTAGCGCGTCACTTAGTCAAAAACAAAGGCAAAAACGGCGCAATTGTCCGCACGGTTGCTACCACGCATCTGCTGGATAATCTCGCTGGTAAATACGGCTTGCAAATTTATGAGACAGCCGTAGGCTTTAAGTACATCGGCGCCAAGATGCGCGAAACCACCGTACTAATTGGCGGCGAAGAATCGGGCGGCTTAAGCATCATCGGGCACATTCCAGAAAAAGATGGAATATTAGCCGATATGTTAGTAGCAGAAGCGATCGCCTATGAAGGGAAACCGCTGAGTCAGTTAGTCGAAGAAGCGATCGCCGAAGCAGATGGCCCTCTGTACAACAAGCGCCTAGACTTGCACTTAGAGGATGCCCACAAAGCTGCTGTTATCGAATCTTTTACTAAGAATCCACCCGCAGAAGTTGCCGGAATTAAGGTTAAGGAAGTAGGGCGCAAAGACGGCATCAAACTCTACTTAGAAGAAGGTAGCTGGATACTGTTGCGTCCATCGGGAACTGAACCGCTGATGCGCGTTTATCTGGAAACTAACACGCCAGAAAAAGTTACGCAAATTGCCGAGAAGATGGAACAAACGATTAATCAGTTAGAACCTGTAGGAGTTTAA
- a CDS encoding Npun_F5560 family protein, giving the protein MNPTETQTLPSLQVEVSRLREELQMRDQLVQQLSQELFRLVKGNATFMPKPELSERHLAELRLLREQLQDVEQQVTFYQEQISARDAEIYQLRQSVQELSDRSRMLEQVVQELPQLYRQKFAERMIPVREKVSQLQRENRQLHAELQSVSYRLAVRSRNITRLDLPSFPRPGGGGPIPTFGNV; this is encoded by the coding sequence GTGAACCCGACTGAAACCCAGACCCTACCATCTCTTCAAGTTGAGGTGTCTCGCCTGCGCGAAGAGTTGCAGATGCGAGACCAACTGGTGCAACAACTGTCTCAAGAACTATTCCGGCTCGTCAAGGGAAATGCCACCTTCATGCCGAAGCCGGAACTTTCTGAGCGCCACCTAGCGGAACTCCGCCTCTTGCGAGAACAATTGCAAGATGTAGAACAGCAGGTGACGTTTTATCAGGAGCAAATTTCCGCTCGCGATGCCGAAATTTATCAATTGCGGCAGTCTGTCCAAGAACTGTCAGATCGCAGCCGGATGCTGGAGCAGGTAGTACAAGAGTTACCGCAGCTTTATCGTCAAAAATTTGCCGAACGCATGATTCCCGTGCGGGAGAAGGTCTCTCAACTGCAACGGGAAAACCGTCAACTCCACGCCGAGTTGCAAAGTGTCAGCTACCGTCTGGCTGTGAGAAGTCGTAATATAACGCGGCTTGATTTGCCCAGCTTCCCTCGTCCTGGTGGTGGTGGCCCAATTCCGACTTTTGGCAATGTCTAG